One genomic window of Choristoneura fumiferana chromosome 14, NRCan_CFum_1, whole genome shotgun sequence includes the following:
- the pch2 gene encoding pachytene checkpoint 2 protein: protein MSRPLHIEAVQIIQSQASKDTLKNIVRAYLMKLSKLSPGTTITSSSYEDTPELKEHVQSITICDTEHETDVTPNEVELVIHIYTMDQYGAETDTMTDGTSGEEVSAADVWALPADEFHGLWESLIYDGRLKEDTLRYVETALDLTDRGVNPLIVGWSRVVLLHGPPGTGKTSLCRALAQKLAVRLGDRFPRARLIEINAHGLFSKWFSESGKLVAKLFDRVREIASDPRMLCLVLVDEVESLAHARRAAMAGLEPSDALRAVNALLTQLDRLRRLPNALVLATSNLTTAVDVAFVDRADLKRRVGPPAPRAAYEILRGCCEELMARGAVAPRELLFALRILHGSGWAESDHARTSLRLWAVANSAAAAGLSGRALRRLPFLALALHAPRSAQTRTTLLEFIEALSAALKCHLEDEAALLEDEPVTKPQNKNNEIILNGH from the coding sequence ATGAGTAGACCTCTTCACATTGAAGCTGTTCAAATAATACAAAGTCAAGCATCAAAGGACACTTTAAAAAACATAGTGCGTGCTTATTTGATGAAGTTATCTAAGCTATCTCCTGGAACCACTATCACCAGCAGCTCGTACGAAGATACGCCGGAGTTAAAAGAACATGTGCAAAGTATTACGATATGCGATACGGAGCACGAGACAGATGTGACGCCGAACGAAGTCGAACTCGTGATTCATATCTACACCATGGATCAGTACGGTGCGGAGACAGACACAATGACAGACGGAACGTCTGGCGAAGAAGTATCCGCCGCTGACGTTTGGGCTCTACCTGCGGACGAGTTCCACGGGCTGTGGGAGAGTCTCATATACGACGGAAGGCTTAAAGAAGACACGCTGCGTTATGTAGAGACTGCGTTAGACCTCACAGACCGGGGCGTTAATCCGCTTATAGTCGGCTGGAGCCGTGTCGTGCTATTGCACGGACCGCCCGGTACAGGTAAGACTAGTCTTTGTCGCGCGCTCGCCCAAAAGCTGGCAGTCCGCCTTGGCGATCGGTTTCCGCGTGCTCGCCTAATAGAGATCAACGCTCACGGGCTCTTCTCTAAATGGTTCTCGGAAAGCGGCAAGCTGGTCGCTAAATTGTTCGATCGTGTTCGTGAGATAGCGTCGGACCCGCGGATGCTGTGCTTGGTTCTCGTGGACGAAGTGGAGTCTTTAGCGCACGCGCGACGCGCCGCCATGGCGGGTCTGGAGCCCTCGGACGCTCTGCGCGCGGTCAACGCGCTGCTCACGCAGCTGGATCGCCTGCGCCGGCTTCCGAACGCCTTAGTTCTGGCTACGTCCAATTTGACGACTGCGGTAGATGTCGCGTTCGTGGACCGCGCGGACTTGAAGCGTCGCGTGGGCCCGCCGGCGCCACGCGCCGCCTACGAGATCCTGCGCGGCTGTTGCGAGGAGCTGATGGCGCGCGGGGCGGTGGCGCCGCGCGAGCTGCTCTTCGCGCTGCGCATACTCCACGGCTCTGGCTGGGCTGAGTCTGACCACGCCCGCACGAGCTTGCGTCTCTGGGCGGTGGCAAATTCAGCGGCTGCAGCCGGGCTGTCGGGCCGCGCGCTCCGCCGCTTGCCCTTCTTAGCCCTCGCGTTACATGCACCACGCTCCGCTCAGACGCGCACCACTCTTCTAGAGTTCATTGAGGCCCTCAGTGCAGCCTTGAAGTGCCACTTAGAAGATGAAGCAGCTCTTCTAGAAGACGAACCTGTAACTAAAccacagaataaaaataatgaaataatactTAATGGACATTGA